One window from the genome of Malacoplasma penetrans HF-2 encodes:
- the rplM gene encoding 50S ribosomal protein L13 — MQKTTFVKNEAALANKKWYVIDASNLILGKLAVEAANILRGKNKVDFTPNVDCGDYLIIINSDKIVLSSDKADREKWYTHSGYIGGLKEKSGRLMIEKYSDKLIYGAIKGMLPKNTLSRYLIKKLFIYKDANHKQAAQKPMEIKLN; from the coding sequence ATGCAAAAAACAACGTTTGTTAAAAATGAAGCTGCTTTAGCTAATAAGAAATGATATGTTATTGATGCTTCAAATTTAATTTTGGGTAAATTAGCAGTTGAAGCTGCTAACATTTTGCGTGGAAAAAACAAAGTAGATTTTACTCCTAATGTAGACTGTGGTGACTATTTGATAATTATTAATTCAGATAAGATTGTTTTATCTTCTGATAAAGCAGATAGAGAAAAATGATACACACATTCAGGATATATTGGTGGGTTAAAAGAAAAAAGTGGAAGATTAATGATTGAAAAATATTCAGATAAATTAATCTATGGTGCTATTAAAGGAATGCTACCTAAAAATACACTATCAAGATACTTAATTAAGAAACTTTTTATCTACAAAGATGCTAATCACAAGCAAGCAGCTCAAAAACCAATGGAAATAAAATTAAATTAA
- the rpsI gene encoding 30S ribosomal protein S9, translating into MSNVEYKGLGRRKSSVAHVKLVPGTGKILINQRKPNEYFPNSLVIQDMEQPLVITDTRKNFDVFVKVVGGGFTGQAGAIRLGIARALLVANNDFRKTLKVSKMLTRDPRAKERKKYGLYGARRSPQFTKR; encoded by the coding sequence ATGAGTAATGTTGAATATAAAGGTTTAGGAAGAAGAAAATCTTCTGTAGCACATGTTAAATTAGTTCCAGGAACTGGTAAAATTTTAATTAACCAAAGAAAACCAAATGAATACTTTCCGAATTCATTAGTTATTCAAGATATGGAACAACCATTAGTAATCACTGATACTAGAAAAAACTTTGATGTTTTTGTTAAAGTTGTAGGTGGTGGATTCACTGGTCAAGCTGGTGCAATTAGATTAGGAATTGCTAGAGCTTTATTGGTTGCTAACAATGATTTTAGAAAAACTTTAAAAGTTTCTAAAATGTTAACAAGAGATCCAAGAGCTAAGGAAAGAAAAAAATACGGTTTATATGGTGCTAGAAGAAGCCCTCAATTTACTAAACGTTAA